The Planctomycetaceae bacterium genome includes a window with the following:
- a CDS encoding nucleotidyltransferase domain-containing protein, with protein MGVDEQTIREAVLLLKKAADPKRIILFGSHATGRAGEDSDVDFMVIEAAVPNVIAETVRLRRVLSPLRIPVDIIVVSEDYFNYWADTPGNLMFEAATDGKVLYDQAA; from the coding sequence ATGGGTGTAGACGAACAGACAATTCGGGAAGCGGTCTTGCTGCTGAAGAAAGCAGCCGATCCCAAGCGGATCATCTTGTTTGGCTCGCATGCAACCGGGCGCGCCGGCGAAGACAGCGACGTGGATTTCATGGTCATCGAGGCAGCGGTGCCCAACGTGATTGCCGAAACCGTTCGATTGCGCCGCGTTCTGAGCCCGCTGCGCATTCCCGTCGATATCATCGTCGTCAGCGAGGACTACTTCAATTACTGGGCCGACACGCCCGGCAACCTCATGTTCGAGGCCGCCACGGACGGCAAGGTTCTCTATGACCAGGCCGCGTGA
- a CDS encoding HEPN domain-containing protein, whose product MTRPREQALVLLAKARQDEVLLEEVLASPRVADEIVGFHAQQAIEKLLKAALSLREIRYRKTHDLRELLDLLRDIGCALPERIDRVDDLTPYGTLLRYEAMSLDQPVDRQEMLDLVRQVRRWVESQLG is encoded by the coding sequence ATGACCAGGCCGCGTGAACAGGCGCTTGTACTTTTGGCCAAAGCGCGGCAGGACGAGGTCCTGCTGGAAGAGGTTCTTGCTTCGCCACGCGTCGCCGATGAAATCGTCGGGTTTCATGCCCAGCAGGCGATTGAGAAGTTGCTCAAGGCGGCCCTGTCCCTTCGCGAAATCCGTTACCGAAAGACCCATGATTTGCGAGAGCTTCTTGACCTGCTGCGAGACATAGGATGCGCTTTGCCAGAGAGGATCGATCGTGTCGACGACCTGACTCCTTACGGAACATTGCTTCGCTACGAAGCGATGAGCCTGGACCAGCCGGTTGATCGCCAAGAGATGCTCGATCTGGTTCGGCAGGTTCGCCGATGGGTTGAGTCACAGCTTGGATAG
- a CDS encoding DUF6171 family protein, translating into MPSDSPSTATENCKGCRTSVRIPPHEVQRILDEYLRDHPQPLADEPTIHRRLKTCAACEDLQYSTTCRHCGCLVAILAHLKGKQCPHPEGAKW; encoded by the coding sequence ATGCCGTCTGACTCCCCATCCACCGCGACGGAAAACTGCAAAGGCTGCCGCACCAGCGTGCGAATCCCCCCGCACGAGGTCCAGCGCATCCTTGACGAGTACCTCCGCGATCATCCCCAGCCCTTAGCCGACGAGCCAACCATCCATCGCCGCCTCAAGACCTGCGCCGCCTGCGAAGACCTCCAATACTCCACCACCTGCCGCCACTGCGGTTGCCTGGTGGCCATCCTCGCTCATCTCAAGGGCAAGCAGTGCCCGCACCCTGAAGGAGCGAAGTGGTAG
- a CDS encoding alpha-N-arabinofuranosidase has protein sequence MNKLWINADQPVGTIDKHVYGHFSEHLGRCIYDGYWTGEKSSIPNTRGIRNDIVKALKKMGIPNLRWPGGCFADEYHWMDGIGPRNQRPKMINTHWGGVVENNHFGTHEFFDLCEQLGTEPYICGNVGSGTVQEMQQWVEYITFDGKSPMTDLRRKNGREKPWKIKFWGVGNENWGCGGSMRPEYYADNYRRYATYCRNFSGNQLFRIACGSWNDNYNWTDVLMRECYGRMQGLSYHFYCGSGKNSRSATQFEEIDWAWQLKTALQMDEFVARHSTVMDKYDPQASVPLVVDEWGAWHACEPGTNPGFLYQQNSIRDALVAGVTFNIFHKHCKRVRIANIAQTINVLQAVVLTEGKKMILTPTYHVFDMFQVHQDAAALNMAIESDNYVCQDVTVPAVSASASKDAAGKVHVSLCNLDADKAQEISGLVRGADGAKITGTVLTAPAINTCNTFDKPNAVKPQDFDGATLKAGKLTVKLPPRSVVVLEIA, from the coding sequence ATGAACAAACTTTGGATTAACGCCGACCAGCCGGTCGGGACCATCGACAAGCACGTGTACGGGCATTTCTCCGAGCACCTGGGCCGCTGCATCTACGACGGCTACTGGACGGGCGAGAAATCGAGCATCCCCAACACGCGCGGGATCCGCAACGACATCGTCAAGGCCCTCAAGAAGATGGGCATCCCGAACCTGCGCTGGCCGGGCGGGTGCTTCGCCGACGAGTACCACTGGATGGACGGCATCGGCCCCAGGAACCAGCGGCCCAAGATGATCAACACGCATTGGGGCGGAGTCGTCGAGAACAACCACTTCGGCACGCACGAGTTCTTCGACCTCTGCGAGCAGCTTGGCACCGAGCCCTACATCTGCGGCAACGTCGGATCGGGCACCGTGCAGGAAATGCAGCAGTGGGTCGAGTACATCACCTTCGACGGCAAGAGCCCGATGACGGACCTGCGCCGAAAGAACGGCCGCGAGAAACCCTGGAAGATCAAGTTCTGGGGCGTCGGCAATGAGAACTGGGGCTGCGGCGGCTCGATGCGCCCCGAATATTATGCCGACAACTATCGCCGCTACGCCACATACTGCCGCAATTTCTCGGGCAACCAGCTCTTCCGGATCGCCTGCGGCTCGTGGAATGACAACTACAACTGGACCGACGTGCTCATGCGCGAGTGCTACGGCCGCATGCAGGGCCTGAGCTATCACTTCTACTGCGGCTCGGGCAAGAACTCCCGCTCGGCGACGCAGTTTGAGGAGATCGACTGGGCCTGGCAGCTCAAGACCGCCCTGCAGATGGACGAGTTCGTCGCGCGCCACAGCACCGTGATGGACAAGTACGACCCGCAGGCCTCCGTGCCGCTGGTCGTCGACGAATGGGGCGCCTGGCACGCCTGCGAGCCGGGCACCAACCCCGGCTTCCTGTACCAGCAGAACTCCATCCGCGACGCCCTGGTCGCCGGCGTGACGTTCAACATCTTCCACAAGCACTGCAAGCGCGTTCGCATCGCGAATATCGCCCAGACGATCAACGTGCTCCAGGCCGTCGTGCTCACCGAAGGCAAGAAGATGATCCTGACGCCGACGTACCATGTCTTCGACATGTTCCAGGTACACCAGGATGCGGCCGCCCTCAACATGGCCATCGAGAGCGACAACTACGTCTGCCAGGACGTGACGGTTCCAGCCGTCAGCGCGTCGGCCTCGAAGGACGCTGCGGGCAAGGTGCATGTTTCGCTGTGCAACCTGGACGCCGACAAGGCGCAGGAGATTTCCGGCCTGGTGCGCGGCGCCGACGGCGCGAAGATCACCGGCACGGTTCTGACCGCCCCGGCTATCAACACCTGCAACACCTTCGACAAGCCCAACGCCGTCAAGCCCCAGGACTTCGACGGCGCCACCCTCAAGGCCGGCAAACTGACCGTCAAGCTGCCCCCAAGAAGCGTGGTGGTGCTGGAAATAGCGTAA
- a CDS encoding LamG domain-containing protein, with protein sequence MRLKTTVCLAVAAVASLSICGGAVFGQDKPKTLVYDGFATSVGAGSYRNHIRLVASGGPICDTVGFDAEHGWTGSTSHLLSRYGRELKHSLLEKTSKGSLGHNTYNGHRCVGRKLAAGPVSTTGVYTLCLLYQAWENPTTKAKGKNGHTTNFPETYGFIGFVPDDPPLSGDAHGGGNDGKRGVSLGHYEDDLCVFAGGKHFVIVEQFEVGKVYLLMAEMTVSKDGPEFIRGFYVIDGDKALTAAKFNEDNSGKGVQIETWSSPDDLARFQMYIKDVEGMFPPQASVGDSAKTDFDTWDEVRLLDGKAVVPVPHIPAPTAVVPQEELLKARPSLPEKLLAYWNFDEGTGETAKDSAGKSDGKTVRCTWVSDGASGKALNFKANTGVKYGYHEASSVCVPHETAVKNDLPWERHHKFTYSAWVRGGEDFKNAADIITKANGAKATERIFADIKGIGFMITGGKLELELTNSINYPQRDNRLKVWGGLEVPGDNKWHHVAVTYDGMSKAAGITFYVDGVKDTKPRVAQDQLDGDVGVTSPLNIGGRDCLDEKSGWSMRGASYALVGDIDEVGVFGYVLKPAEVIAIHSLQTSDKLKYNLAQANALIELHRAGKGSAKIGDVSWAFASGLSGEPGKVASVGGKFSIKLDDSGTGVKSE encoded by the coding sequence ATGCGCCTCAAAACAACGGTTTGTCTGGCGGTCGCGGCTGTGGCTTCGTTGTCCATTTGCGGCGGAGCGGTCTTTGGTCAGGATAAACCCAAGACGCTGGTTTACGACGGCTTTGCCACCAGCGTGGGCGCCGGGTCCTATCGGAATCACATCCGCCTGGTCGCCTCGGGCGGACCGATATGCGACACGGTGGGCTTCGACGCCGAACACGGCTGGACGGGCAGCACCAGCCACCTGCTCAGCCGTTACGGGCGCGAACTCAAGCACAGCCTGCTGGAGAAAACCAGCAAGGGCTCGCTGGGGCACAACACGTATAACGGCCACCGCTGCGTCGGGCGCAAGCTGGCGGCCGGGCCGGTGTCGACTACGGGCGTGTACACGCTGTGCCTGTTGTACCAGGCGTGGGAAAACCCCACGACCAAGGCCAAGGGCAAGAACGGCCACACGACTAATTTCCCTGAGACCTACGGCTTCATCGGTTTCGTGCCTGACGACCCGCCCCTCTCGGGCGACGCCCACGGCGGGGGCAACGACGGCAAGCGAGGCGTCAGCCTCGGCCACTACGAAGACGACCTGTGCGTCTTTGCCGGCGGCAAACATTTCGTCATTGTCGAGCAGTTCGAGGTGGGCAAGGTATACCTGCTGATGGCGGAGATGACCGTCAGCAAGGATGGACCCGAGTTCATCCGCGGGTTTTATGTTATCGACGGCGACAAGGCGCTGACGGCCGCCAAGTTCAACGAGGACAACTCCGGCAAGGGCGTGCAGATAGAGACGTGGTCGAGCCCGGACGACTTGGCCCGTTTCCAGATGTATATCAAGGATGTCGAGGGGATGTTCCCGCCGCAGGCTTCGGTTGGCGACAGCGCCAAAACTGACTTTGACACCTGGGACGAGGTTCGGCTGCTGGACGGCAAGGCCGTCGTGCCCGTGCCGCACATTCCCGCGCCCACGGCGGTTGTGCCGCAGGAAGAGCTGCTCAAGGCCCGCCCGTCGCTGCCGGAGAAATTGCTGGCGTACTGGAACTTCGACGAGGGCACGGGCGAGACGGCCAAGGACTCGGCTGGCAAGAGCGATGGCAAGACCGTCCGTTGCACGTGGGTCAGCGACGGCGCATCCGGCAAGGCGCTGAACTTCAAGGCCAACACCGGCGTGAAATATGGCTATCACGAGGCCAGCTCCGTGTGCGTTCCGCACGAGACGGCAGTCAAGAACGACCTGCCGTGGGAGCGTCACCACAAGTTCACCTACAGCGCCTGGGTTCGCGGCGGCGAGGATTTCAAGAACGCCGCCGACATCATCACCAAGGCCAACGGCGCCAAGGCCACCGAGCGGATCTTCGCCGATATCAAGGGCATCGGCTTCATGATCACCGGCGGCAAGCTCGAGCTGGAACTGACCAACTCGATCAACTATCCCCAGCGCGACAACCGCCTGAAGGTCTGGGGCGGGCTTGAAGTCCCCGGCGACAACAAGTGGCATCACGTGGCCGTCACGTACGACGGCATGAGCAAGGCCGCGGGTATCACGTTTTACGTGGATGGAGTCAAGGACACCAAACCGCGCGTGGCGCAAGATCAACTCGACGGCGACGTGGGCGTGACCAGCCCGCTGAACATCGGCGGGCGCGACTGCCTGGATGAGAAGAGCGGCTGGTCTATGCGCGGCGCCAGCTATGCGCTGGTGGGGGACATCGACGAGGTCGGGGTTTTCGGCTACGTCCTCAAGCCCGCAGAGGTCATTGCCATCCATTCGCTACAGACGTCCGACAAGCTCAAGTACAACCTCGCCCAGGCCAACGCGCTGATCGAACTGCACCGCGCGGGCAAAGGCTCTGCCAAGATCGGCGACGTGTCGTGGGCATTCGCGTCGGGCCTCTCGGGTGAACCTGGCAAAGTCGCCTCCGTGGGCGGCAAATTCTCCATCAAGCTCGACGACAGTGGCACGGGGGTCAAGAGCGAGTAG
- a CDS encoding LamG-like jellyroll fold domain-containing protein: protein MRIQGRKYAGGIAVVAVIAAWGACAMAEKSATLMYDGFVAGAGPGAYAEHSRPYGQTPSVGVWGFDPDLGWRGNSVFYHFRAGKLTHNLLERSAGGSLGQWARQGVVILHRPLALPPVAKSGVYTFCVLIRPAEPNDRRSIAAMGVGPYRVRGRDVDQVKSKGLALGLMDSSLCVFAGGRALPMVENYLPAHTYLLMAEMTVRRDGPELVRGFWALEGQKLTEARFNSQSAGKGVAVETWSRESDLEDLELFVSDPSLSSPLEASPNDVARRDFITWDEVRLLDGPAAVPVPADESLSAPVKAPPAAPPAPPGPLAHGLVAYWPLNEGDGLVTRDAVGGRVGKLQQCSWIDDGVRGCGLRLKDPSVAGSAAVSGSVRVDPAAPLHADNSKVVTLSAWVRGGESLKGRCPILECELAGGKRMAMVIVDNRLWIEQGQSRRVADGLTVSGDNQWHHVAAAVNPAAKDDAVTFFVDGVRAGPAAPGKNDSSPTPHSPAKNDADAWRLGGEREKPAAAADIDDVGIFDRTLPAAHVSAIHSLALTRFLRYDLDQVNGLLELHGAGQGSVKIGNKTWKPAKGLKGDLGKAISSDGKFSIRLSDDGSGVASD from the coding sequence ATGAGGATTCAAGGCAGGAAATATGCAGGCGGGATTGCTGTCGTCGCGGTGATTGCGGCATGGGGCGCCTGTGCGATGGCCGAGAAATCGGCCACCCTGATGTACGACGGGTTCGTCGCCGGCGCCGGTCCGGGCGCGTACGCGGAACATTCCCGCCCCTACGGTCAGACGCCGTCGGTGGGGGTCTGGGGGTTTGATCCGGATCTGGGCTGGCGGGGCAACTCGGTCTTCTATCATTTTCGGGCAGGCAAGCTCACGCACAATCTGCTGGAGCGGTCCGCCGGCGGGAGCCTGGGGCAGTGGGCGCGTCAGGGGGTGGTCATTCTTCATCGTCCGCTGGCGCTGCCGCCGGTGGCCAAAAGCGGCGTCTACACCTTCTGCGTGTTGATCCGTCCCGCCGAGCCCAACGACCGACGTTCCATCGCGGCGATGGGCGTCGGGCCCTATCGCGTCAGGGGCAGGGATGTCGACCAGGTCAAGAGCAAGGGCCTGGCCCTGGGGCTGATGGACAGCTCGCTGTGCGTCTTTGCCGGCGGCAGGGCCTTGCCGATGGTGGAGAATTACCTTCCCGCCCACACGTACCTGCTGATGGCCGAGATGACCGTGCGGCGGGACGGGCCTGAACTCGTGCGCGGCTTCTGGGCCCTTGAGGGGCAGAAACTCACCGAGGCGAGGTTCAATTCGCAAAGCGCCGGCAAGGGCGTGGCCGTGGAGACATGGTCGCGGGAGAGCGATCTTGAAGACCTGGAGCTATTCGTCAGCGACCCGTCGCTGAGTTCGCCGCTGGAGGCTTCGCCCAACGACGTGGCCCGGCGCGACTTCATCACCTGGGACGAGGTGCGGCTGCTGGACGGTCCGGCGGCTGTCCCCGTGCCCGCCGATGAGTCGCTCTCCGCGCCGGTCAAGGCGCCGCCCGCTGCACCGCCTGCGCCGCCGGGGCCTCTGGCGCACGGTCTGGTGGCGTATTGGCCGCTCAACGAAGGCGACGGTCTGGTGACGCGCGACGCCGTGGGCGGGCGCGTCGGAAAGCTGCAGCAATGCTCCTGGATCGACGACGGCGTGCGCGGCTGTGGCTTGCGCCTGAAGGACCCCTCCGTGGCGGGCAGCGCGGCGGTTTCGGGCTCGGTGAGGGTGGACCCGGCTGCCCCGCTCCATGCCGACAACAGCAAAGTCGTCACGCTCAGTGCCTGGGTGCGCGGCGGAGAGAGCCTCAAAGGCCGCTGCCCCATCCTGGAATGCGAGCTGGCTGGCGGAAAGCGAATGGCGATGGTGATCGTCGACAACAGGCTCTGGATCGAACAAGGGCAATCACGGCGGGTGGCGGACGGACTGACGGTGAGCGGCGACAACCAGTGGCACCACGTCGCTGCCGCCGTCAACCCCGCCGCCAAAGACGACGCGGTGACGTTCTTCGTCGACGGCGTGCGGGCGGGCCCAGCCGCGCCGGGCAAGAACGACTCCTCGCCCACGCCCCATTCCCCGGCGAAGAACGATGCGGACGCTTGGCGCCTCGGCGGCGAGAGGGAAAAGCCCGCCGCCGCGGCAGACATCGACGACGTGGGCATCTTCGACCGCACCCTGCCCGCCGCGCACGTCAGCGCGATTCATTCGCTGGCGTTGACGCGTTTCCTGCGGTACGACCTCGACCAGGTCAACGGGCTGCTGGAACTGCACGGGGCAGGCCAGGGCAGCGTCAAGATCGGCAACAAGACCTGGAAACCCGCCAAAGGCCTCAAGGGCGATCTGGGCAAAGCCATTTCCAGCGACGGCAAATTCTCGATCAGACTTTCCGACGACGGATCCGGCGTGGCCAGCGATTAA
- a CDS encoding PEP-CTERM sorting domain-containing protein: MEKSGLLACKNVGSAYTFFLLGLIAPLIPQEKPVLKPGWGAETEAGKSWTNGSTHPFYAVCVQASVWAVEPLIDGIFERIRKMRTALATILTVGLVLALAAVATAAPVPVTTGLRAQYDASAITGVNDGDRVYSWADLAGGDDNASTGGYGAYTGIHWIANAQNGLGAMRCDVYAGDIGDWFNIPSITPTYIFFVGKETRASRSSTMMGQSSNIDYHNGGSAGVFANYGTVNEHWVGKLDGTGINLVTQKYSLNTPFILSIDETAPTWARYTNRIGSDRDGYGSRAWGGDIYEVLLYTGALTADEQNAIGYYLQEKWGIAGAYTNPIPEPATMSLLVIGGIAALIRRNRR, encoded by the coding sequence TTGGAAAAGTCTGGGCTTTTGGCTTGCAAAAATGTCGGATCGGCTTATACTTTCTTTCTGTTGGGCCTCATTGCCCCGTTGATTCCCCAGGAGAAGCCGGTCCTCAAGCCCGGTTGGGGAGCAGAGACGGAGGCGGGCAAATCCTGGACCAACGGTTCTACGCATCCGTTTTATGCGGTCTGTGTACAGGCATCTGTCTGGGCTGTTGAGCCCTTAATCGATGGCATCTTTGAAAGGATCAGGAAAATGAGGACGGCACTTGCGACAATTCTGACGGTTGGACTTGTTCTGGCGCTTGCGGCGGTGGCCACAGCGGCGCCTGTGCCGGTTACAACCGGACTGCGAGCCCAATACGATGCCAGCGCCATCACCGGCGTCAATGACGGCGATCGTGTCTACTCATGGGCCGATCTTGCCGGCGGCGATGACAATGCCAGCACAGGTGGATACGGCGCGTACACTGGCATTCATTGGATCGCCAACGCCCAGAACGGCCTGGGCGCCATGCGGTGCGACGTCTACGCCGGCGACATCGGCGACTGGTTCAACATTCCTTCCATCACCCCGACGTACATATTCTTTGTTGGCAAGGAAACCCGCGCCAGCCGCAGTTCCACGATGATGGGCCAGAGCAGCAACATCGACTACCACAATGGAGGCAGCGCAGGCGTTTTCGCCAATTATGGCACGGTGAACGAGCACTGGGTCGGCAAGCTTGACGGGACAGGCATTAACCTGGTAACGCAGAAATATTCCCTAAATACCCCCTTCATCCTGTCTATAGATGAGACTGCTCCGACTTGGGCGAGATATACCAACCGCATTGGCTCCGACCGCGATGGTTACGGCAGCCGCGCTTGGGGCGGCGACATCTATGAAGTCCTGCTCTATACCGGTGCTCTGACAGCCGACGAGCAGAATGCCATTGGGTACTATCTTCAGGAGAAGTGGGGCATCGCTGGCGCTTACACCAACCCGATTCCCGAGCCGGCGACGATGAGTCTGCTGGTCATCGGGGGCATCGCGGCCTTGATTCGGCGCAATCGCCGCTGA
- a CDS encoding LamG-like jellyroll fold domain-containing protein has protein sequence MRNKLMMCAVAGLILVLAGVAQATVTTVALYHMGEDGDDLNVGLIAATGTDAAMVSRGTSSIETGSSGAAGSTKYLQTQQGRWSAPTYLTGTSTNWGMSAWLLLPPDPAPARPNYMAVSNGNYYQMLSIWDTNPNGWIHTGNYAPVTEWGTWVHAAIVYNGSNNREFYLNGVQVGTGQNANSTNPVQAAGGYQAFWIGTGNANTGGEWLGGIDEVHVFSFEAGAFNISDVYQTTIPEPATMSLLAIGGIAALIRRKRS, from the coding sequence ATGCGGAACAAACTGATGATGTGCGCGGTGGCGGGACTGATTCTGGTTTTGGCAGGAGTGGCTCAGGCAACGGTCACCACGGTGGCCCTGTACCACATGGGCGAAGACGGTGACGACCTCAATGTCGGCCTCATCGCCGCCACAGGGACGGATGCTGCTATGGTGAGTCGCGGCACCTCGTCGATTGAGACCGGATCGAGTGGCGCTGCCGGCAGCACGAAATATCTGCAGACTCAGCAAGGTCGCTGGTCGGCTCCCACGTATCTCACCGGTACTTCGACCAATTGGGGAATGTCCGCCTGGCTGCTGTTGCCTCCAGACCCCGCCCCCGCCCGCCCTAACTACATGGCCGTGTCGAACGGCAACTATTACCAAATGCTTTCCATTTGGGATACAAACCCCAATGGCTGGATCCATACCGGTAACTATGCACCGGTGACTGAGTGGGGTACCTGGGTACATGCGGCGATTGTCTACAACGGAAGCAACAACAGGGAGTTCTACCTCAACGGCGTACAAGTTGGGACCGGCCAGAACGCTAATTCTACCAATCCTGTTCAAGCTGCCGGAGGCTATCAGGCCTTCTGGATTGGCACAGGTAATGCCAATACCGGCGGCGAATGGCTCGGCGGGATTGATGAAGTCCACGTCTTCTCGTTCGAGGCAGGCGCCTTCAATATCAGCGATGTCTACCAGACGACCATCCCCGAGCCGGCGACGATGAGCCTGCTGGCCATCGGCGGCATTGCAGCCCTGATTCGGCGCAAACGCAGCTAA
- a CDS encoding uroporphyrinogen decarboxylase family protein — translation MSEYQALTREQLSSVIEGHADTPRVPLYIHMWVHPDAFGDRAQAVRDILARYPQDVQPVGMNMPANCRGDNAYPNWSYLPYANPTLGRHGGIDSNVLLDDWGKIDEIVANFPRADFAGLWDYKPEAPDQRYRLGMWWFCLFERHWSLRGMSNALMDYYTNPKEVHQLFDALTTLYCGLIERAGVEQHCDGVFTSDDLGTQTGEFFSPAIFDEFYAPYYKRMFDAAHKHNMHFWLHVCGSILKFIPKWIDVGLDVLHPIQKYTMDERDVARKFGGKITFFAGMDVQQTIPWGTPDDVRREVRFMMDTYWQPGQGRCMITAGNGINGDCPLSSLEAFFDESYKYGIEVAKR, via the coding sequence ATGTCCGAGTATCAAGCCTTGACTCGCGAGCAGCTTTCATCCGTCATCGAAGGGCACGCCGATACGCCGCGCGTGCCGCTCTATATCCACATGTGGGTTCACCCAGACGCCTTCGGCGATCGGGCGCAGGCCGTCCGCGACATCCTGGCCCGCTATCCCCAGGACGTTCAGCCGGTCGGGATGAACATGCCCGCCAACTGCCGCGGCGACAACGCCTACCCCAATTGGTCCTATCTGCCGTACGCCAATCCGACGCTCGGGCGTCACGGCGGCATTGACTCTAACGTGCTGCTGGACGACTGGGGCAAGATCGACGAGATCGTCGCCAACTTCCCCCGCGCCGACTTCGCCGGTCTGTGGGACTACAAACCCGAGGCCCCCGATCAGCGTTACCGCCTGGGCATGTGGTGGTTCTGCCTGTTCGAGCGGCACTGGTCGCTGCGGGGCATGTCCAACGCCCTGATGGACTACTACACCAACCCCAAGGAAGTACACCAGCTCTTCGACGCCCTGACGACGCTCTACTGCGGGCTCATCGAGCGGGCCGGCGTCGAGCAGCACTGCGACGGCGTCTTCACCAGCGACGACCTGGGAACGCAGACCGGCGAGTTCTTCTCCCCGGCGATCTTCGACGAGTTCTACGCCCCGTACTACAAGCGGATGTTCGACGCCGCCCACAAACACAACATGCACTTCTGGCTGCACGTGTGCGGCAGCATTCTCAAGTTCATCCCCAAGTGGATCGACGTCGGCCTCGACGTGCTGCACCCGATCCAGAAGTACACCATGGACGAGCGCGACGTCGCGCGGAAGTTCGGCGGCAAGATCACCTTCTTCGCCGGCATGGACGTGCAGCAGACCATCCCCTGGGGCACGCCCGACGACGTGCGCCGCGAAGTGCGGTTCATGATGGACACGTACTGGCAGCCGGGCCAGGGACGCTGCATGATCACGGCCGGAAACGGCATCAACGGCGACTGCCCGCTGTCCAGCCTCGAGGCGTTCTTCGACGAGTCGTACAAGTACGGCATCGAGGTCGCCAAGCGATAA
- a CDS encoding sigma factor-like helix-turn-helix DNA-binding protein, with protein MYLHEAISIPRCPPRTFALPFSTNAVPLRCLWAVPSQCCRCRWAWAGGAVPAGPASHPAQALRQALAGLCPQSRRMLLLHLADGLDVAEAAAALDMPVGLVAFRTKVLLEILARVPKDSSNYEGREVRHGGSSFRLA; from the coding sequence ATGTATCTGCACGAAGCAATCTCGATTCCACGATGCCCGCCCCGGACATTCGCGCTTCCTTTCAGCACCAACGCTGTGCCGCTGCGATGCCTCTGGGCTGTCCCCTCCCAATGTTGCCGCTGCCGATGGGCCTGGGCTGGCGGAGCGGTCCCAGCCGGCCCAGCGAGTCACCCCGCCCAGGCGCTCCGGCAGGCTCTGGCGGGGCTCTGCCCGCAGAGTCGGCGAATGCTCCTGCTCCACCTGGCGGACGGCCTCGACGTCGCCGAAGCCGCGGCGGCGCTCGACATGCCCGTGGGCCTTGTGGCATTTCGCACCAAGGTGCTTCTGGAGATCCTTGCCAGAGTGCCCAAAGACTCCAGCAACTACGAAGGAAGGGAGGTCCGCCATGGTGGCTCAAGCTTTCGACTTGCATGA
- a CDS encoding response regulator — translation MVAQAFDLHDARVLVVDDWPEVVSLISEILAQAGAQVETVTDGSEAIHRLAQSRYDLLILDLGMPQPDGWEILDFMREAVPEALEHTIVLTGRRYDKEVRGRLARRDIEVLYKPFSLEMLLELSVRALGRRPAA, via the coding sequence ATGGTGGCTCAAGCTTTCGACTTGCATGACGCGCGGGTCCTGGTTGTCGATGACTGGCCCGAGGTGGTCTCGCTGATATCGGAGATCCTCGCCCAGGCCGGCGCGCAGGTCGAGACCGTCACCGACGGGAGCGAGGCAATCCACCGCCTGGCGCAAAGCCGCTACGACCTGCTCATCCTGGACCTGGGCATGCCGCAGCCCGACGGGTGGGAGATTCTCGATTTCATGCGCGAAGCCGTCCCCGAGGCGCTCGAACACACCATCGTGCTGACCGGCCGGCGCTACGACAAGGAAGTCCGCGGGCGGCTGGCCCGGCGGGATATCGAGGTGCTGTATAAACCGTTTTCACTGGAAATGCTGCTGGAATTGTCGGTGCGGGCGCTGGGACGCCGCCCGGCGGCATGA